A window of Fibrobacter sp. contains these coding sequences:
- a CDS encoding MFS transporter, which translates to SAAKYGILKEMFGVRNLSYANALLQIFGLAGMICASWLVIVGVNLIDLDALQSYAAVHRITSHSVVIPWLLTGVSVLGTVASFLIPKVKYENKNSNMSKVKKHLSLGWRVPTLRGSIIALAMFWSFAQVFVLVFQDVSGSNVINMFQDYMMFAVLGLMVGSIFAASRSKDFIETGFIPMGMIGLSVCMLLLPFMTHPAALVILYSLTGFFGGMYLVPVNALLQYNTRPNNSGSVLAFANMIQALVLILFLFAYTAMLMYTGLNHRFYFLIIAAISLLVFVWTISNLPQALVRSVLRVAFSRYRIRVVGVQNIPNEGPVLLVGNHHSFIDWAMIQMASPRPLCIASNKDHFDRWYLRAILKRLGMIRIDSSNPKPAMDKIHEALQAGKAVVIFPTGEVSKSPHVEPFSIDYSSAVEGTDASVIPFYIQGLWGSNFSYSGSDMYASAADRTVVVAFGESIPADTDPDDVRHIVRKISIEAWAYATNFYKPIAETWLRTCKKYVKNGPAIYSPEGAHFSGFKLIGAVMGFRGLLKKILAKNETNVGIMLPPSPAGVIVNLALWTLGKTNVNLNYTSSVDNVKYCCERAEVSTVITSRMFVQKLKGRGADYSQVASDKVRVLYAEDLMKQIPKAKIAAHLIFCAIMPTWVVNFLYFKRTKLDSNAVIVFSSGSEGTPKGIELTHRNMIGNMHQLACILNISRGDVMLSELPLFHSFGLTVTTLLNLVEGCPIVAVADPTDVKTMARVCAEFHVTCLVATPTFLRAFTVSRYVHPLVFKSVRLIIAGAEALRPELTTAFRMKFGKEIFEGYGCTETAPVASVNSENTLMNDYTTMLVNNKPGTVGMALPGTQFLIADPDTNEPLPVGEAGMILIGGCQVMKGYLKDPDRTDSVIVKIDGIRYYKTGDKGKLDSDGFLTIVDRYSRFAKLGGEMVSLGAVEKKIQDTPVLEGCDYLVTTVPDSAKGERIVLLYQSEKEPAQVLSELRAADFPPIMLPSLAFKVEKVPKLGSGKADFTTAKKVAKELVESRKG; encoded by the coding sequence TCACCGCATTACTTCCCATTCCGTGGTGATTCCCTGGCTCTTGACTGGCGTTAGCGTTCTTGGCACAGTGGCAAGCTTCCTGATTCCCAAGGTAAAGTACGAAAACAAGAACAGCAATATGTCCAAGGTAAAGAAACACCTGAGCCTGGGCTGGCGTGTGCCCACCCTTCGTGGATCCATTATTGCCCTTGCCATGTTCTGGTCCTTTGCCCAGGTGTTTGTTCTTGTGTTCCAGGATGTGTCCGGCTCCAATGTGATCAACATGTTCCAGGACTACATGATGTTTGCCGTCCTTGGCCTTATGGTGGGTTCCATCTTTGCTGCCAGCCGTTCCAAGGACTTTATTGAGACTGGCTTTATTCCCATGGGCATGATCGGCCTTTCTGTATGTATGCTGCTGTTGCCCTTTATGACTCATCCGGCTGCACTCGTTATTCTGTACAGCCTCACTGGTTTCTTTGGCGGCATGTACCTGGTGCCGGTGAACGCCCTTTTGCAGTACAATACCCGCCCCAACAACTCCGGTTCTGTTCTTGCCTTTGCCAACATGATCCAGGCCCTGGTTCTTATCTTGTTCCTGTTCGCCTATACAGCAATGCTTATGTATACCGGGCTGAACCATAGGTTCTACTTCCTGATTATTGCGGCTATTTCTTTGCTTGTCTTTGTGTGGACCATTTCCAATCTTCCCCAGGCATTGGTCCGTTCCGTGTTGCGCGTGGCGTTCTCCCGCTACCGTATCCGCGTTGTAGGCGTGCAGAACATTCCTAACGAAGGCCCCGTACTTTTGGTTGGTAACCACCATAGCTTTATCGACTGGGCCATGATCCAGATGGCTTCTCCCAGACCGCTCTGCATTGCAAGCAACAAGGACCACTTTGACCGTTGGTACCTTCGTGCTATCCTTAAGCGCCTGGGCATGATCCGTATCGACAGCAGCAATCCGAAGCCCGCCATGGACAAGATCCATGAGGCTCTGCAGGCAGGAAAGGCCGTGGTGATTTTCCCCACGGGCGAAGTTTCCAAGTCTCCTCACGTGGAACCCTTCAGCATCGACTATTCCTCCGCTGTGGAGGGCACCGACGCTTCCGTGATACCGTTCTATATCCAGGGGCTCTGGGGTTCCAACTTCAGCTACAGCGGTTCTGACATGTATGCTTCCGCAGCAGACCGCACTGTCGTGGTGGCCTTTGGCGAATCCATTCCTGCCGATACGGACCCCGATGACGTACGCCACATTGTCCGTAAGATTTCCATTGAGGCCTGGGCCTACGCCACCAACTTCTACAAGCCTATTGCCGAAACTTGGCTCCGTACCTGCAAGAAGTACGTAAAGAACGGCCCTGCCATCTATAGCCCCGAAGGTGCTCACTTCTCCGGCTTCAAGCTGATTGGTGCTGTCATGGGTTTCCGCGGTCTTCTGAAGAAGATTCTTGCAAAGAACGAGACCAACGTAGGTATCATGCTTCCGCCGAGCCCTGCAGGCGTAATCGTGAACCTTGCCCTTTGGACCTTGGGTAAGACCAACGTGAACCTGAACTACACCTCTTCCGTAGATAACGTAAAGTACTGCTGTGAACGTGCAGAAGTTTCTACGGTTATTACCAGCCGCATGTTCGTACAGAAGCTGAAGGGTAGGGGTGCCGACTATAGCCAGGTTGCCTCTGACAAGGTTCGTGTGCTGTATGCGGAAGACCTGATGAAACAAATTCCCAAGGCAAAGATTGCAGCCCATCTTATCTTCTGCGCCATTATGCCTACCTGGGTTGTGAACTTCCTTTACTTCAAGCGTACCAAGCTGGACAGCAATGCGGTTATCGTATTCAGCTCCGGTTCTGAAGGTACTCCCAAGGGCATTGAGCTTACCCATCGCAACATGATCGGTAACATGCACCAGCTGGCCTGTATCCTGAACATCAGCCGTGGCGACGTGATGCTTTCTGAACTGCCGCTGTTCCATAGCTTTGGCCTTACGGTGACCACCCTCTTGAACCTGGTGGAAGGTTGCCCCATTGTGGCGGTTGCTGACCCCACCGACGTAAAGACCATGGCCCGCGTCTGTGCGGAATTCCATGTGACCTGCCTGGTGGCAACGCCTACCTTCCTCCGCGCCTTTACTGTAAGCCGTTACGTACACCCCTTGGTATTCAAGTCTGTGCGCCTGATTATCGCCGGCGCCGAAGCGCTCCGCCCGGAACTGACCACGGCATTCCGCATGAAGTTCGGTAAGGAAATCTTCGAAGGCTACGGCTGTACCGAAACTGCTCCGGTGGCTTCCGTGAACAGCGAAAACACCTTGATGAACGACTATACCACCATGCTGGTGAACAACAAGCCCGGCACCGTGGGCATGGCACTGCCCGGCACCCAGTTCCTGATTGCAGACCCCGATACCAACGAGCCTTTGCCCGTGGGCGAGGCCGGCATGATTCTCATTGGCGGCTGTCAGGTGATGAAGGGTTACCTGAAGGACCCGGACCGTACCGACAGCGTTATCGTGAAGATCGACGGCATTCGCTACTACAAGACCGGCGACAAGGGCAAGCTGGATAGCGACGGCTTCCTTACCATTGTGGACCGCTACAGCCGCTTTGCAAAGTTGGGTGGCGAAATGGTTAGCCTGGGTGCCGTTGAAAAGAAGATCCAGGATACTCCGGTCCTCGAAGGCTGCGATTACCTGGTGACCACCGTTCCCGATTCCGCAAAGGGCGAAAGGATTGTTCTTTTGTACCAAAGCGAAAAGGAACCTGCCCAGGTTCTTTCTGAACTCCGTGCCGCAGACTTCCCGCCCATTATGCTGCCCTCTCTTGCATTCAAGGTGGAGAAGGTGCCTAAGCTTGGCTCCGGCAAGGCTGACTTTACCACCGCCAAGAAGGTGGCCAAGGAACTTGTGGAATCTCGTAAGGGTTAA
- a CDS encoding DUF6055 domain-containing protein yields MGCFKNLLTVAGMVGLAAVSSQAVTWKPVCVSAGHTLLANSEHFEICKKAKHDDGTANNATLDATTAQNALKTLENIFSVYHDSMEWMYPQPTNANEKLKSVAYLFEDSKMSALYGGANTDACVKNAAGKDECSPGLWLGSGAFKDLWGLAHEYAHGLQSVAGWMGTNAYAGWICESHANWMAHQVNPTDAHYCSEALINFPYLYYGSTRDRYCNWQFMEHLKEEFGGGWKGVKAVNRMWMNKINDGENGYDTQTPFDAMIGAYDWKYTDLTEQLGKFAMKNATLEYQGAKKALYKKTWGDYEFATRRATGYGDIYRRHGRVTMLNKIDSSYQVPSYWAPQRFGYNLVRLYPDSVGKVTVKFRGIVQESKAAAYGCKGNESYWAYEGGKWVSKTRCNLSPDVMPDPGSSWTVGLVAEGADGTPRYSEMKSGTAFNLEIETKANDKALWLTVTATPKDLYAITWDQFYYTIYRYPYMIRMENGKPEGYEPGAWKPAGYKAGSGDSEGTATGFKRHENGGGWISTKANVAATVYVGPDAVVNGGTISGNARIEDFAVVNGGTISGKAVVRGRALVTAGTMGDNAVLEDDAWLVSGSITGNAKVGALSIIVNTTVTDDAQVQGVMWAVSGKKLSGTAQLRGDLENNFSQQLTKGVFYGMVDDGMLNDATYGANFAEAPKEATADFSAAKWYAIDEDKVDVPETPDEPGDVTEPGDETDPGDDTKPGENENPSGFANQVRPAAPAALNRAKYDIKGRTQNLNSTRSRRNKFYKLF; encoded by the coding sequence ATGGGTTGTTTTAAGAATCTTTTGACCGTGGCAGGGATGGTTGGATTGGCTGCGGTTTCTTCCCAGGCTGTAACCTGGAAACCTGTCTGTGTATCGGCTGGCCACACGCTTTTGGCTAATTCCGAACATTTTGAAATTTGCAAGAAGGCTAAGCACGACGATGGAACAGCCAACAACGCAACGTTGGATGCGACTACTGCCCAGAACGCCCTGAAGACCTTGGAAAATATCTTTTCGGTCTATCACGATTCCATGGAATGGATGTACCCGCAACCTACCAATGCCAATGAAAAGTTGAAGAGCGTTGCCTATCTTTTTGAAGATTCCAAGATGAGCGCCCTTTATGGCGGTGCTAATACTGATGCCTGCGTCAAGAATGCAGCAGGGAAGGATGAATGCTCTCCGGGCCTGTGGCTTGGTTCCGGTGCATTCAAGGATTTGTGGGGTCTGGCCCACGAATACGCCCACGGCTTGCAGAGTGTAGCGGGCTGGATGGGCACCAACGCCTATGCCGGCTGGATCTGCGAATCCCACGCCAACTGGATGGCTCATCAGGTGAACCCCACCGATGCCCATTACTGTTCCGAGGCGCTGATCAATTTCCCGTACCTGTATTACGGCTCTACCCGTGACCGCTATTGCAACTGGCAGTTCATGGAACACCTTAAGGAAGAATTCGGTGGCGGCTGGAAGGGCGTTAAGGCCGTGAATCGCATGTGGATGAACAAGATCAACGATGGGGAAAATGGTTATGACACCCAGACTCCTTTTGACGCCATGATCGGAGCCTACGACTGGAAGTATACCGACCTTACAGAACAGCTGGGCAAATTCGCCATGAAGAACGCTACCCTGGAATACCAGGGCGCAAAGAAGGCTCTTTACAAGAAGACCTGGGGCGACTACGAGTTTGCTACCCGCAGAGCTACTGGCTATGGCGATATTTACCGTAGGCACGGCCGCGTGACCATGCTAAATAAGATTGATAGTTCCTATCAAGTTCCCAGCTACTGGGCGCCGCAGCGCTTTGGCTACAACCTGGTTCGCCTCTATCCCGATTCTGTAGGTAAGGTTACGGTGAAGTTCCGCGGTATTGTTCAGGAATCCAAGGCCGCTGCCTACGGCTGCAAGGGCAACGAATCCTACTGGGCTTACGAAGGCGGCAAGTGGGTGTCCAAGACCCGCTGCAATCTTTCGCCGGATGTAATGCCCGATCCGGGCTCCAGCTGGACTGTTGGGCTGGTGGCCGAAGGTGCCGACGGCACGCCCCGCTATAGCGAAATGAAGTCCGGTACCGCCTTCAATCTGGAAATTGAAACGAAGGCTAACGACAAGGCCTTGTGGCTTACGGTAACGGCCACACCGAAGGATCTTTACGCCATTACCTGGGACCAGTTCTACTATACCATCTACCGCTATCCGTACATGATCCGTATGGAAAACGGCAAGCCCGAGGGCTATGAGCCGGGGGCATGGAAACCCGCTGGCTATAAGGCCGGCAGTGGCGATTCCGAGGGCACGGCAACCGGCTTCAAGCGCCACGAAAACGGCGGCGGCTGGATTAGCACCAAGGCCAATGTGGCTGCAACTGTTTACGTAGGACCCGACGCTGTGGTAAACGGCGGCACCATCAGCGGAAATGCCCGCATCGAAGACTTTGCCGTAGTGAACGGCGGAACCATCAGTGGTAAGGCGGTTGTCCGCGGTCGCGCTCTGGTGACTGCAGGCACCATGGGCGACAACGCCGTGCTGGAAGACGACGCCTGGCTTGTAAGCGGTAGCATTACCGGCAACGCCAAGGTGGGCGCGCTTTCTATTATCGTGAATACAACCGTTACCGACGACGCCCAAGTGCAGGGCGTAATGTGGGCGGTTTCTGGCAAGAAACTGAGCGGTACCGCACAGCTCCGCGGCGACCTGGAAAACAACTTCAGCCAGCAGCTGACCAAGGGCGTTTTCTACGGCATGGTAGACGACGGCATGCTTAATGACGCTACCTACGGCGCTAATTTTGCGGAAGCCCCCAAAGAAGCAACCGCAGATTTTAGCGCAGCCAAGTGGTATGCCATCGACGAAGACAAGGTGGACGTGCCGGAAACGCCCGACGAACCCGGCGACGTTACAGAACCCGGCGACGAAACAGACCCCGGCGACGATACAAAGCCCGGCGAAAACGAAAATCCCTCAGGCTTTGCAAACCAGGTTCGTCCGGCTGCTCCTGCGGCCCTCAATAGGGCCAAGTACGACATCAAGGGCCGCACGCAGAACCTGAACTCCACCCGCAGCCGTCGCAACAAGTTCTACAAGCTATTCTAA
- a CDS encoding thioredoxin family protein, whose translation MKFFKFKSVIGAVAMVAAMGAFSSVVAAPAKAAKAAQDEVIKIVRVDDSNFEKEIMNTDRPTILDVFSSSCPPCLIMIPTLIDIAKKYPDVKVASVGFDEPNVQKIKNTLPIQAFPTFFLIKDGRIVNRIQGAASEEDLLAALQYTPKAQPAKPAKAASKKKAGTQKLSCSTDGQFGGIKNHVTMNLVITDDHIDNVDLVTDVFVTPELEGRRAQLKQMFIQSGKGTVEETMTGFRLHTANESPFIKAMNMQRKSTYAEMKAGLELQGFKCK comes from the coding sequence ATGAAGTTTTTTAAGTTCAAGTCTGTAATTGGTGCGGTAGCTATGGTTGCCGCCATGGGTGCTTTCTCAAGTGTTGTTGCCGCTCCGGCAAAGGCTGCAAAGGCCGCCCAGGATGAAGTAATCAAGATTGTCCGCGTAGACGACAGCAACTTCGAAAAGGAAATCATGAACACCGACAGGCCCACCATTCTGGATGTGTTCTCTTCCAGCTGCCCGCCGTGCCTTATCATGATTCCCACCCTTATCGATATCGCAAAGAAGTATCCCGACGTGAAGGTGGCATCCGTAGGCTTTGACGAACCCAACGTTCAGAAGATCAAGAATACCTTGCCCATCCAGGCCTTCCCCACTTTCTTCTTGATTAAGGATGGCCGCATTGTGAACCGCATTCAGGGCGCCGCCAGCGAAGAAGATTTGCTTGCCGCTCTCCAGTACACTCCCAAGGCCCAGCCTGCAAAGCCCGCAAAGGCTGCATCTAAGAAAAAGGCTGGCACCCAAAAGCTTTCCTGCTCCACCGACGGTCAGTTCGGCGGTATCAAGAATCACGTGACCATGAACCTCGTGATTACCGACGATCATATCGACAACGTGGACCTGGTTACCGATGTGTTCGTGACTCCGGAATTGGAAGGCCGCCGCGCACAGCTGAAGCAGATGTTCATCCAGAGCGGCAAGGGAACTGTAGAAGAAACCATGACCGGTTTCAGGCTGCACACTGCAAACGAAAGCCCCTTCATCAAGGCTATGAATATGCAGCGCAAGTCCACCTACGCCGAAATGAAGGCGGGCCTGGAACTGCAGGGCTTTAAGTGCAAGTAG